The following proteins are co-located in the bacterium genome:
- the rfbC gene encoding dTDP-4-dehydrorhamnose 3,5-epimerase translates to MLGFQKTDLEGVLVMEAKIVQDERGAFVKNYQAEMFREQGIDFTMQECFYSVSKKGVLRGMHFQSPPCDHAKMVFVPSGSIHDVVLDIRAGSPTYGRAVEMMLSGENRRSLYIPAGFAHGFLVESDQAIVVYQVSTQYAPDHDHGIRWDSFGYPWENTEPVVSERDRALPDWELFQTPFQYRG, encoded by the coding sequence ATGTTAGGTTTTCAGAAAACCGATCTTGAGGGTGTGCTGGTGATGGAGGCTAAAATAGTGCAGGATGAGCGCGGTGCGTTCGTGAAAAATTATCAAGCGGAAATGTTCCGCGAACAAGGCATTGATTTTACTATGCAAGAGTGTTTCTATTCCGTTTCCAAAAAAGGTGTCCTGCGGGGAATGCACTTTCAGAGTCCGCCTTGTGATCATGCCAAAATGGTTTTTGTGCCGAGCGGGTCCATCCACGATGTTGTGTTGGATATTCGGGCGGGTTCGCCGACCTATGGTCGTGCAGTTGAAATGATGCTTTCCGGTGAAAACCGGCGCTCGCTTTATATTCCGGCTGGATTTGCCCATGGTTTTTTAGTGGAAAGCGATCAGGCGATTGTGGTGTACCAGGTTTCCACGCAGTATGCGCCTGACCATGATCATGGTATCCGCTGGGATTCTTTTGGATATCCCTGGGAAAATACAGAACCGGTTGTTTCTGAAAGAGACCGCGCATTGCCGGATTGGGAATTATTTCAAACACCATTTCAATATCGAGGTTGA
- a CDS encoding tetratricopeptide repeat protein produces the protein MTQTPAKKDLLNESEITTFTVHNSRYFLYKWNFTRGLGVWNWGAFIAGPLWFAYRKQYGWSLVLALGYLIFDFFFTTNPLYFTFSIELMLFSGLIANLVYLSAFHKARALADREKTDRFTALKKRGNVKWPAPFILLVAMLAVTLLLPSLFNIHLFDTQIRRANISSWVLSWFAPDIRSRELGLLRQDYQHIYFQGRFVPGIRLAENTVRLARMKLGQENHFTIALQSDLLEFKLKTGDHKSAFTLANNLLRLYQSQFGEDHLFVLFMMNNLVSNYIYQGRYDQARPIANNCLLILEKYPKNLKHPVILGTLALIYSNLGVINQAYCRYDQAEKFHIEALNLAVKSSKGYNMYTCFFLERMGDFYRDLLKLDQAEKFYEQAKKIAEQTLGLENPLVSSVFLKLGALKFIQKHLLQAEYLTAHAYVVNEKYFGTAHTATAASACQLGKIYFSQGKFHDADYQIKQALEITRRAIGEDNALYAGQLIKITDLYIFQNNFIAAENALAKSLEIFEKVYGKNNAMLLIPLEQLGLLYEKKQNTVLSHQIQKRINAIKDTSVWHPASRDLHRLELDDLMI, from the coding sequence ATGACACAAACTCCCGCTAAAAAAGACCTCTTGAATGAATCCGAGATCACAACTTTCACAGTTCACAATAGCCGCTATTTTTTATACAAATGGAATTTCACCCGCGGATTGGGGGTATGGAACTGGGGCGCCTTCATTGCCGGGCCGCTTTGGTTTGCTTATCGTAAACAGTACGGCTGGAGCCTTGTTCTGGCGTTGGGTTATCTCATTTTCGATTTTTTCTTTACCACCAATCCCCTCTATTTCACCTTTAGCATTGAGCTTATGCTTTTCTCCGGACTGATTGCCAACCTTGTCTATCTATCGGCATTTCATAAAGCGCGCGCCCTTGCAGACCGGGAAAAAACCGACCGCTTCACCGCCTTGAAAAAACGCGGCAATGTCAAATGGCCTGCACCTTTCATCCTGCTGGTTGCCATGCTGGCAGTCACCCTGCTGCTCCCGTCGCTCTTCAACATCCATCTTTTTGATACGCAAATCAGACGCGCTAATATTTCCTCTTGGGTTTTGTCCTGGTTTGCACCGGATATCCGCTCCCGCGAACTGGGCCTGCTGCGTCAAGATTACCAACACATTTATTTCCAGGGCCGTTTTGTTCCCGGTATCCGGCTGGCTGAAAACACCGTCCGTTTGGCACGCATGAAACTGGGTCAGGAAAACCATTTCACCATAGCGTTGCAATCAGACTTGCTGGAATTCAAATTAAAAACCGGCGACCACAAAAGTGCTTTCACACTTGCCAACAATTTATTACGTCTCTATCAATCACAATTCGGCGAAGACCATCTCTTTGTCCTGTTTATGATGAACAACCTGGTTTCAAATTATATTTATCAGGGCCGCTATGACCAAGCCCGCCCCATTGCCAACAACTGTCTTTTAATACTGGAGAAATATCCCAAAAACTTAAAACATCCTGTCATCCTAGGTACCCTCGCGCTTATCTACAGCAACCTGGGGGTCATCAACCAAGCCTATTGCCGCTATGATCAGGCAGAAAAATTCCATATCGAAGCACTCAATTTGGCGGTGAAATCCTCAAAGGGCTACAACATGTATACCTGTTTCTTCCTGGAACGTATGGGTGATTTTTATAGGGACCTGCTCAAGTTGGATCAAGCTGAAAAATTTTATGAGCAGGCAAAAAAAATCGCCGAACAAACGCTGGGGCTTGAAAACCCACTGGTTTCCTCCGTTTTCCTCAAACTGGGCGCGCTTAAATTCATACAAAAACACCTGCTCCAGGCCGAGTATCTGACCGCGCATGCGTACGTTGTCAATGAAAAATATTTCGGTACTGCGCACACCGCCACCGCAGCCTCTGCATGTCAATTGGGAAAAATTTATTTTTCTCAGGGAAAATTTCATGATGCAGACTATCAGATCAAACAAGCCCTGGAAATCACCCGCCGGGCAATCGGTGAGGACAATGCCCTTTATGCCGGGCAGCTGATCAAAATAACGGATCTCTATATTTTTCAAAATAATTTCATTGCCGCAGAGAATGCTTTGGCCAAATCTCTGGAAATTTTTGAAAAAGTTTATGGCAAAAACAATGCCATGCTGCTTATCCCACTTGAGCAGTTGGGTCTGCTCTACGAAAAAAAGCAGAACACCGTCCTCTCACACCAGATCCAAAAACGCATCAACGCGATCAAGGACACCTCTGTCTGGCATCCTGCATCCCGAGACCTCCATCGGCTGGAATTGGATGATCTAATGATTTAA
- a CDS encoding NAD(P)/FAD-dependent oxidoreductase: MNFRYTVIGAGVIGLAVARSLLQHCRPGETVLVVEKEGRFGCGISSRNSEVIHAGIYYPTHSLKHTLCIAGRRMLYAYCDAHKVPHAKCGKLIVATTPEEETVLEDVEKQALANGVEAVRRLTRSQALEMEPDIKVFSALFSEETGMIDTHKFMQSMAAEIEAAGGIIAYGAAVTDVELKKGDYVIRLADDTVFHSGYVINAAGLQALEISKMIGVEPVRLHPCKGSYFYYTGKHRVKHLVYPVPEKKLTGLGVHATLDLTGRLKFGPDTEYVHAGDDYEIDEGKKKSFFEAAQKIIPSVKYDQLVPDMAGIRPKIQGPEDPVVKDFYICEEKTSPKWINLLGIESPGLTCALAIGDYVVQDIIGLA, encoded by the coding sequence ATGAATTTTCGATACACGGTTATTGGCGCCGGCGTAATCGGTTTGGCCGTTGCCCGATCACTCTTGCAACACTGCCGACCCGGGGAAACTGTTTTGGTGGTGGAAAAAGAAGGCCGCTTTGGATGCGGGATCAGCAGCCGGAACAGTGAAGTGATTCACGCAGGGATTTATTATCCGACCCATAGTCTCAAGCACACACTCTGTATTGCCGGCCGCCGGATGCTGTATGCCTACTGTGACGCGCATAAAGTCCCGCATGCAAAATGTGGCAAATTGATTGTCGCAACCACGCCGGAAGAAGAGACTGTTTTAGAGGATGTTGAAAAACAAGCACTGGCAAATGGTGTTGAGGCAGTGCGCCGCTTAACCCGCTCTCAGGCACTGGAAATGGAACCGGACATAAAAGTTTTTTCAGCGCTTTTCTCTGAAGAAACCGGTATGATAGATACTCACAAGTTTATGCAAAGCATGGCAGCTGAAATAGAGGCGGCCGGGGGGATAATCGCCTATGGCGCTGCGGTGACTGACGTGGAATTGAAAAAAGGGGACTATGTTATTCGTCTGGCGGATGATACGGTATTTCACTCTGGTTATGTTATCAATGCAGCGGGGTTGCAGGCGCTTGAGATAAGTAAAATGATCGGGGTGGAACCGGTAAGGCTGCATCCTTGCAAAGGCAGCTACTTTTATTATACGGGTAAGCATCGTGTAAAACATCTTGTTTATCCGGTGCCGGAAAAAAAGTTAACCGGATTGGGTGTCCATGCCACCCTGGATTTAACGGGGCGTTTGAAATTTGGTCCGGACACGGAATATGTGCATGCCGGCGATGACTATGAAATTGATGAAGGGAAAAAGAAGTCGTTTTTTGAAGCAGCTCAAAAAATAATTCCGTCAGTAAAATACGATCAACTGGTTCCGGATATGGCAGGGATTCGTCCCAAAATCCAAGGGCCGGAAGATCCGGTGGTGAAAGATTTTTATATTTGTGAAGAAAAAACATCTCCCAAATGGATCAATCTTTTAGGGATCGAATCGCCGGGGCTTACCTGCGCTCTGGCCATTGGTGATTATGTTGTGCAGGATATTATTGGGTTGGCATAG
- a CDS encoding SDR family oxidoreductase — MHILVTGNLGFIGSLAVEMLKERGDHVTGLDIGYYTGCDFATLTEPDVQLIRDIRNVKVEDLDGIDAVFHFAALSNDPTGELNPELTQAINFRASVDLAGLAKRAGIDRFVFSSSCSLYGKAEGDRPKTEDDAMNPLTVYAKSKVWSEEAITQLADENFCPIFMRNATAYGISPRLRLDLVLNNLTAVAFATQEVRIMSDGTPWRPIIHARDIVNAYCAVLEAPREVVFNRKFNVGVNAENYQVRAIADMVQSVLKNCNVVFTQEHGTDTRSYRVAFDKFHQAVPGFEAQWTAMQGIEELCRAFKEKSFSHADFLSRKYTRLKQIEYLIQNRIFDENLARMETDAC, encoded by the coding sequence GTGCATATTTTGGTGACTGGGAATCTGGGATTTATTGGTTCTTTGGCAGTTGAGATGCTCAAAGAACGGGGAGACCATGTGACCGGGTTGGATATCGGGTATTATACCGGATGTGATTTTGCAACGCTCACAGAACCGGATGTTCAGCTGATACGCGATATTCGCAATGTGAAGGTCGAAGATCTCGACGGGATTGACGCTGTTTTTCATTTTGCGGCGCTTTCAAATGATCCGACCGGTGAATTGAATCCCGAGCTTACCCAAGCCATAAACTTTAGAGCTTCGGTTGATCTGGCCGGATTGGCCAAGCGGGCCGGGATTGATCGGTTTGTTTTCTCGTCTTCCTGCAGTCTTTATGGTAAGGCGGAAGGGGATCGCCCGAAAACCGAGGACGATGCCATGAATCCTTTGACCGTTTATGCCAAATCGAAGGTTTGGTCTGAAGAGGCGATTACACAATTGGCTGATGAGAATTTTTGTCCGATTTTTATGCGCAATGCGACCGCCTACGGGATTTCCCCGCGGCTCAGGCTTGACTTGGTGCTGAACAACCTGACTGCGGTTGCCTTTGCCACTCAGGAGGTAAGGATTATGAGTGACGGCACACCCTGGCGGCCTATCATTCATGCCCGGGATATTGTGAATGCGTATTGTGCGGTTTTGGAAGCGCCGCGCGAGGTGGTGTTCAACCGGAAATTTAATGTGGGTGTCAATGCGGAAAATTATCAAGTACGCGCGATTGCTGATATGGTCCAGTCCGTATTGAAAAACTGTAATGTTGTGTTTACCCAAGAACATGGTACGGATACGCGTTCCTACCGGGTTGCATTTGATAAATTTCATCAAGCGGTTCCGGGGTTTGAAGCGCAGTGGACTGCCATGCAGGGGATTGAGGAATTGTGCCGTGCGTTTAAGGAAAAATCTTTTAGTCATGCGGACTTTTTATCGCGCAAATATACCCGCTTGAAACAAATTGAGTATTTAATTCAAAACAGGATTTTTGATGAAAATCTTGCCAGGATGGAGACGGACGCATGTTAG